From Canis lupus dingo isolate Sandy chromosome 24, ASM325472v2, whole genome shotgun sequence, a single genomic window includes:
- the DEFB128 gene encoding beta-defensin 128, with protein sequence MLIAWKSSCLILKNSVISIKRSLDKEIVLPISLGKSVSMKLFLVLIILQFEVPTDTARPRKCFSNITGYCRKKCEMGEIYEMACLNGKLCCVNEDKNKKHQKAPESPLPLPQPKGKIDYVILPTITLLTIQL encoded by the exons ATGCTCATAGCATGGAAAAGCTCGTGTCTCATCTTGAAAAACTCTGTGATTTCTATCAAGAGATCACTGGATAAGGAAATTGTGCTGCCTATTTCTCTTGGGAAATCTGTAAGCATGAAGCTGTTTCTGGTTCTCATTATTCTTCAATTTGAGGTACCAACAG ATACAGCACGACCCAGAAAATGCTTTAGTAATATAACAGGCTACTGCCGGAAGAAATGTGAAATGGGGGAAATATATGAAATGGCATGTCTAAATGGGAAATTATGTTGTGTtaatgaagacaaaaacaaaaaacaccaaaaagccCCAGAGTCACCTCTCCCTTTACCACAGCCTAAGGGGAAGATAGACTATGTCATTTTACCCACCATCACACTTCTCACAATCCAACTATAA